TGAGGCGCTGGTTATAGTAACTAAAACCCCTCCGCAATGTACCTATTTCAGCTATTGCGGTTTTATTTTCTACAAATACTACGAGAAGGAAAAACAGCGAAAGTGGGTCTGGACAAGCTTCAACGATCCTTTGAATAACTCAACCATTAAAACTTCCGGCACACCAAATGGTGAGAAAGGGGATCCATTTAATAAGGACACCATCATCATCGTAACAGCTGATAAAGCAACCGACCGGCTTATACGTGATGCTGCGCTGTCGGCAGGGTACACGGAAGATATTATAAATACGTATGTTATTCCGAGTTCCATGGTAAAACTGGGCATTGGGCCGGAGTACGATACCATCGTCCTGGGACAGCGAATGGCGCTTTTTAAGGATGAGAAAGCAGGCCAGGAATATGTGAATGCGGTCACCGCAGCTATCAGGGTTATACCCGGCACACAGGACAAACTTGATCCATTCCCCGCGCCGAAGTTGCGGGTCAGGGGTACAGGTGTAACGGAGTGGGATTTACAGCCTGCGCTCGATGATCTGCGCACGGCCATATTTGCTAAGCACAGCAGCCTGGAGGCAAAAGAGCTTGGCACTTGTGTCTGGCTCACAGAGTCTTACGATGCTGTGCAAACTGAGACGTATGTAGCGGGGGAGAGCCGCGATACCGTTTATCTGCGCAGCGACACCTTGACCCTGGGGGATGGCCAGGATGAGTTTGTTATTGCCTACGGTGTTAATCATGCCGCCGCCGGCAAGGCCACCTATGCCAACTGCAACTTCTACGGCGAAGCTGGCTGGAACGGTGTGGCCGGAATCTACAGCACCGAATACGCCGGCAGCGCTGAGCAGTATTTGCCGGATAACCCGCTGGCTAAATATCTATACGTCTGTAATTTCGCGCGCAACTGCGGCAGCGAAAAGAACTGCGTGACAGTGCCAACCGGCCCCGGCGCTTTCGGGGTTGGTCTTGATGAGCCTGCCTTTATCGGGTTCAGGGCATATGTGGAACCCTCTACCAGAGTGGGACCCATCAATACGGAACTTGTTTACGACAGGGTTATAAAATTCAGTGCCCCCTAACCTCGCTGCAGCCGGATTTCAAATACACTTCAACCAGTGTGCCTCCACTAGGCTGTGGCGCGAGAAAACACTGCGGCACTATGGGGCCTGACCTATGGCGCGATGTAGCCCGCCTGATATATAATGTCGGACGCGTTGTCCTGGAGAATTGGATGAGGGGAGGTGCGCCGTGAACCGCTGCTGCAGATACATCCTGGATCTGATCCTCTGCTTTATCGTCGTCTGCCTGATAGCTGTCCCCGCCGGTCTGGCAAAACCCCTGGATGAGCCCGTCTATGCTGATGTATACATGTATGAATTGAAGGACGGCATGCTCACGGATTACGACGACTTTCACCGACTGATAGGCCTGCACTACGCGGTAGGCAATATGGACATAAAGGTCACGACCTTTAATAACACGGTCAAGTGCGATTATTCGGGCACGGACACGAGCACCTGGTCGGAGACGGACAGCCTGGGTCACCGGGAGTATCCGGCCACCATCAAGGTCAAGCTGACCATGTACGGGGATTACACTTCCAAAGGTGGCATGAGCGGACACTATACGTACGACTGCGATTATACGGTAACCGGCCGCAAGGCAGGCACCGAGACCATCTTTATTTCGCTCAAAGGGTCATTCATAGGTCCAGGGGGCCTGGCAACGGGGCCGTACACGATCACTTTCGGTCCGGGCACGGGCATCATGACCGATGAGAAAGGCGATAAAAGCGATTTCTCCGTGAAAAGCTGGGCGGCCGGTTTCCAGGTATACGAGAGTCTGCGCGATTCGGGGACGAGGTTCTCCGGCATCACGGGCGTGGTGGAAATTCTGTTGCCGCAGGATGCGCCCCGCGGCTGGAAGGCGGCAAAACTGGACATGGTGCTTCCCGTCGGGACGCATATCAGGACTGAAGATGACAGCGCCTGTGTAATGTCATTTGCCGACCTGTCAACATTCGTGCTGGAATCGAATGGTGAAATCGTCCTTAAGTCGCCTCCGGACAAGGATTCAGACGTGCAACTAATCCAGGGAAGTATGTGGACCAATCTAAAAAAGATGTTCAAAGAAGGCAGCATGGAGATAGAGATGAACCAGGCGGTGGCCGGCATCAAGGGCACAACGCTGGTCTGCGAGGAAACGGGCAGTAAATCCACCGTTAAAGTCCTGGCCGGGGATGTCACCGTGACCTCCAAAACCACCGGCAAGCAGGTTAACTTGGCAGCCGGCAAAATGGTCTCAGCCACCTCTGCAGGCCTGGGCCATGTGGCCGGTTTTAATGTCAATCAGGAGCAGGCCAAATGGCAGGCACTGGCTCCGGCATCGGCTAAAGGCCTGGTTACACTGGGCAGCGCCACGACACAGAGCCATACCCCTTCAAATTCCGATAGTCAGGCCGGTGGTACTAAAAAGAAGATCAGGATCGGGCCTTTGAGCTGCTTTATCGCCACCGCCGCCTACGGCAGCGAGACCGCTGCCGAACTTGACACGCTACGGGCTTTCAGAGACAGGGTTCTGCTTACAAATATGCCCGGCGAGCTGCTGGTGGATACCTATTACGCCTGCAGCCCCCCTCTGTCTGAGATAATCGCTAATAATGGGTTGCTGAGGGCAATGGTGCGGATATACTTGCTGGATCCGGTGGTGGTGCTGCTCAAGAGCACGCAGCCGGCATGGAATAAATAAGCTTGAGTGCATATGCGGGTTTTCACGCACGGTTCCCCTGCCCCAAGTTTGATCAGACGCTTTTGTGATCTGAGCCTATGCTGACGTCGCCGTCGCCGAACAGCTTGAACTGATTGCGGCCATGGCCCTTGGAGTAGTACATGGCGGCATCGGATTTTTTTATCAAGGTCTCCAGTTCCAGCCCGTCATCAGGGTAGATGGCAATACCAATGCTGGTGGATAGATCCACACGATGGCTTTCTATTATCAGCGGCGCTCTAAAAGAATCCAAGATCTTTTGAGCGATAGTGGTGGCGTCTTTTATCCGGTCTGTCTCCTGCATCACCAGTACAAACTCGTCCCCGCCAACGCGCGCTATCGTGTCGCTGGCGCGTATTATTTTTGAGATCCCTGCGCTAACAGCTTTGAGTACCTCATCACCGGCTGCATGGCCGAATGTGTCATTGATCGTTTTAAATTTGTCCAGATCCAGCGACATCACGGCAAGTTTTTCTTTATTTCGCTGGGCCAGGGCTGCGGCCATGGAGAAGCGGTCATCGAGCAGTGCCCTGTTCGGAAGTCCCGTGAGGTAGTCGTGGGTTGCCATCTCCTTAAGCTTCTGCTCCAACTGCTTGCGTTCCATGATATTGCGTGACACTCCCTGTACTCCCGTGAGCAAGCCCTTTTCATCCCTGATGCTGGTTATGGCATTCTCGAACCACAGGGTGGATCCGTCTTTGTGATAGTATTCTGATTCGATGATCAAAACCCTGTTGGGATCGGACTGGCCTGACTGCTCGTACTCAAGCTCCTGCACCAGCGTTTCCTGGGTCAGGGCTAAAGATTCCGGAGTCAGTTGCTGGGTGACATCCTGCTTCATCCTTTCTTCCGGTGTAAATCCGAGTGCCGACTCGATAGACGGGCTGACGTAGGTGGTGTGCAAATTCAGATCCATCGTCCAGAGGATATCATGCGTATTATCGGCCAGAAAGCGGAATTTCAGCTCGCTCTGCCGCAGAGCTTCGGCACTCTGTTTGCGCTCCGTGATGTCGATAAAACTTTCCAGGTAACAGGGCCGTCCCCGGACAAAAATGGTTGATACGCTTTTTAAAACGTTTTTTAGCTGCCCGTCCGCACAGATGATTTGGAACTCAGAATTGTCGATGGTCTGCCCGAGATCTTTAACCGGGCACTTACCCTTCTCCGCAGGGCAGAGAAACGAGTGGCAGACCTGTCCAATCATTGTCTCTTTGTCCCGGCCGATCATAGTTGCAGCGATCTTATTGATATCAAGTATTGTTTGCGTTTCACCATCGATGAGCAGGATACCTGTTCCCACTATATTGAACATTGCCGCGAGTGCAGCCTCGCTTTCGCGTAACTCGATCTTTTTTTGTGTAAGCTCGGTTTTTTTGCTGTTGGTTGCCATGAAATGCCCCGATAGATTATATGTTAACGCATCTTTATTTTTAATTATATAGAATATAATTATATCAGTCCCGGGACGATTACTTTAGCTCCTTAACAGGATGGCATCAAACTCAAGGTGATATTCCAATGAAGATAGAGTATCAGAAATTTATTAAAAGAGAGGACTTGAGGGCAAACCCGGATAAAATATATCTTTTCGGAGATAATACGGTTCATATAGGCTATGGTGGACAGGCGGGGGAAATGAGAGGTGAGCCGAATGCCATCGGTATCCCCACGCTCAAAGAGCCCGGTGTTTTCTTTTCTGATGACGAATATGATATGAACAGGCGGATAATTGATGAGGCGTTCAGACAGATACCGCCGGATAAAACAGTCGTGATACCGTCTGACGGATTGGGTACCGGTATAGCAAGATTGGATAGAGTTGCTCCCAGAACCTTTAACTATCTGGTCAACAAGATAAAGGAACTTGAAAAGGAGTGAGCGGACCGACAATCAATTGCCTTTACCAAATTCCGATTACGAAATTCCAACTACAAATGCTAAAATAGGGAGTTCTTACGAGTTATCCTGCTGATGAACGGCACCGACTTCCTTTCAGTTTTCCTGATAGCCATAGCTCTATCCGCAGACTGCTTTGCTGTGGCTCTCAGCGCCAGCGTCACTGCTAAAAATCCCTCCAGGCTGCAGGTCCTGCGGGTGGCTGCGATGTTCGGGCTCTTTCAGGCGCTGATGCCCGTCCTGGGCTGGCTGGCTGGTCAGACTGTAGTAAAGTTCATAGCCAGCTACGACCATTTCGTGGCCTTTGCCCTGCTTGCGGTCGTTGGCGGCAGGATGATATGGGAATCGTTCCATCATAAAAAGGAACATGATAAACAGACAGATGTTACCAGAGGCTGGATGTTGCTCACCCTGGCGGTTGCTACCAGCATCGATGCACTGGCTGTGGGGCTGTCACTGGCTTTTATCGAGGTGCACATCGCAGTAGCCGGCATCACCATCGGTGTTGTCGCCTTTATAGCTACAATCATAGGTTTCCTTCTTGGTAAAAGGGCAGGAGATCTAATCGGCAGGTGGGCAGAAACTATCGGCGGCATCGTCCTGATCGGCATCGGCCTCAGGATACTGATAAGCCACCTCCTGGGTTTTGCATAGAGCGCTTAAAGCGGCTATTCCCTGGCAATGGTTCCCCCGGCCCTTTCTCTGGCTTCTTTTTCAAAGGATTCCTGAAAACCGGGAGAATAATTCATATAGGTGGGGACGGGATATCTCAAGCCGGCTTTATGGGTGGCCTCCAGTCCTGCGACCAGCATATCCAGTTTATTTGCCGGGCAGGAAAACATGACTTCGGAATCTTGAGCTCCGCCCCAGACGCGGTCGCCGTTACCCAGAAGGACCAACTGCGGCTTGCCGGTTATTAAGGTCTTGGCGATGCCCTCATGGCAGGAACCGACTCTGCCCGCCGCGGAGAACTCGAGTGCCCCTCCTTCGTAATATAAATAGCTCTGTATGAAGCGCATCGCCTGAGCAGGAAGACAGTAGATCAAGACCAGTTCCGGGATCACTTTTGTCCGAGTTAAAGGAGAGATCACAAGACCTTCAAAACGCTTGTCCAGGCGATACATATACGGCGCCATTTTTCTGGAGGCCTCGATGTCGGCAGCATAGAGCCCGACGTTGAAACGGTCAACCCAGCCGGCATATTCCTCAGTCATCTCGTCCCACCCATATATGACACGGGCCGCCTTACAGTTGATATCTTCCTTTGTAATGGCTACCGTCCAACCGTATGAGCGGGCGATTTTAAAATTCTGGCATACAAAGCTCTGTAAATTCTGCTTTCTGAGGGGCCTTCTGTATTCAGGCTTAATCTCATCTTCAGACTGAATCGTTTTCACGGCGAGAGGAAAGGTCGATGGACGTATATACTGCTCAATTTTCCTGCCCATTTCATGGTAAATACTTAAATTATCAGCCATTAAAGTTGGCCCTCCTGTGCCTCCGTTTATCAATCCCCTTATTTTACCGTGACCGTTTCCGCAAGCCTGCGCGTGAGTATATCTGCTGCTTCTTCCACCATCTCCTCCAGGACCTGCCTGGCGGGTTTAATTTCCTTGATCAGACCTGATACCTGCCCGGCGAGGCCGCCCACGTAATCGTCCTTCTGCCCCTCGACAAAGCTCGCAAGCAGCGCTGAAGATATCATGGCCTGGATGGGGAAAGGAAGCGGCTCCAGACCCGAGCCGTCCCACAAATCATGGTACCTGTTATAGCTCGCCCGCAGCGTCTTGCCGGTGTATGCTTTACTCACGCGGGTGTCTTCATCGGTCGAGTCCAGGATATGTTTTTTATTGATCGGGTGGGCTCCCCCCTCGGTGGTGGCCAGGAAACGGGTTCCCACCCATACACCGACGCATCCTATCGCCAGAGCCGCAGCCAACGCCCGGCCATCGCCGATTCCCCCGGCAGCAAGTACCGGCACCGGTGCGGCGGCATCGATGGCCTGGGGTAACAGGGCCATGGTGCCGATGCGTCCCGTGTGCCCGCCTCCCTCATGCCCCTGTGCAACGAGGAGGTCGATGCCAGACTGTGCCATGCGGCGGGCATTCTTGGCGTTTCCGGTGATAGCGAGTACTTTCATTCCCACCGCGTGAGCCTGTGCTACCATGAAGCCGGGATTGCCCAAACCGGCGCAGAATAGCGGGACCTTTTCTTCGATGCATACCTCAATAGCCTCCTGGGGGCGAAGGGTCGTCGTATCCATTTTCACCATGATCTCCACGTCGGGGACCTGAAGTTCATGTTTTACCTTTTTTACCCAGTCCTGGTAAGGTTGCGGCAGTAACTTTAATATCTGGCTGATCGGCATCTCTTTGGCGCTCTGCTGTCCCAGGTCGCTGCCGATATCCAGCTTCTGAGGCAGCAGCAGGTCAACGCCGTAGGGTTTACCGGTTTTTGATTTGATCTCCCGTATGGCCGCTCTCAGCTCTTCAACCGTATAACCGCTGCCCCCGAGAACCCCCAGCCCTCCTGCTTCCGAGACGGCCACTACCAGGGCAGGCGGCGCCCCGGTAGTTTCCCCCATCAGCGTGGGCCCCATCCCCGCCGAGAGGATAGGGTATTCGATTCCCAGCATGTCACAGAGCTTTGTTCGCAGTATCCTTTTTCCCATAAAATTTCCCCTTTTAAATCATATTATTTGATTAATAAGCTATCTGCATAGAATAAATGCCGGGAACCCACAACCCGGTTATGGGATCATAGGGATTAAGTCTATTTTGTATTATGCAAACTCTTTTTTAGATATCGCAGTCAGGACGAGGGAAATGATACCGATGACCTGCGAGGTGATCAGCGTGGTAATGGAACCGGCCAGTGCCAGTCCCCAGACCTTCCGCATAAGTGCGCAGATCCCTCCTGCTATATCGATCAGGCCCAGTATGATCAAAGGGATTGAGATTACAGGTATCAACGTGTTCAGCCACAGGGGCATCTGGGTAACGAAACCGACGAGCGCCCCGCCGATCATTAAACCGAAACCCAGGATTAACGCGGCAGCACCCGCGATTATATCCAGTATGCCCGCAGTAACAGGTTTCCATGTCTTGTTCATTCAGTTGCCTCCTTAACCGGGTTTAATGCCGAAATGCTCATCGGCGGCAGCCCCGACAGGTTCGGATACAGTCCGGGCACATTCCAGGTACGTTTGATTATCTTTCCTGCCTTGTCGCCGGTAAGCTCGCTGTTGTCGACTGCCAGCACCCCATTCACGATGACATACGGTATGCCGTAGGAAGCCTGACCCGGCTCGATATAGGTGGATTTATCAATGACAGTTGCAGGATTAAAAAGCACCAGATCGGCATCGCAACCAACCTGAACCCTGCCCTTTTTATCCAGACCGAGCCAGTGGGCGGCCATGCCCGAGGTACGGGCCAGCGCGGTGCGCAGGTCACACACTCCCTGCTGCCTTACCCAATATCCAAGGAAGTGCGCAAATGCGCCGGCATCCTTAGGATGACCGGCGTATTTGCCCGTAACTTTATCCACCGTCATGGTGCAATCGTTTTCTATCATTACATACGGATTGCTCATCCAGAACTTCTGTTTGGCTGGCTTGTAAAGATGCCCCACCAACATGGGGTCGGGGATCTCCTTGTCCTTCACCTTCTTTCTGACATACAGGAACTGCTCGATGCTGGAGAAGCGTTCTCCCGCCTGCATGTATACCTTGCCGTCGATCACCACGGTGGACGGTACCTCAAGGTCGGAGACCTGTGATTCCATCAACTGCATCAGCATCTCGGGGGGATAGTCGAAAATCGCGGCGCCCAGCTCGGTCAGAAAAGCATCGTAACCGTACCAATCAATGCCAAGCCTCAAACCTTCGTCCATGCCCTCGTATATGGCCTCCAGCACCGGTCCCGAGCTGCGCGGTACCACCGTCGGCCCGCCGCCTGTATGTGAGATTATATAAGGTATGTTCGCATCCCTTGCCGTGCTTATAGCTTCATTGACAGCTTTCACGGCTCCTCCCGGCGTGTAGGCGTCTCTGACGTGGCTGGCGGCGCAACCTCCATACTCAGCCGCTACCTTTGCCAGTGCCAACATCTCGCTGTAGGTAGCGCCCGGGCCGTAAAACGGGCCGAACGAGACGCCGACGGCGCCGTCTTTCATTCCCTGCCGCAACATGTCAGCCATTTTTGCCAGCTGCTCGGGCGTGGCCGGCGTCCGGTAATTGGGCACGCCCACCGCCTCACGCATGGAGTTATGGCCGATAAGTACTGCTACATTGGCATACAGCCCCTCCTGCTCCGCCCGTTCCGCGTATTTGGAAAAAGTCACGTCCCTCAGTATTCCGCAATTGCCGGTGACCTCGGTGGTTATGCCGTCCTGAATGTATAGAGGAGCACCGCCGTCACCCAGGTCCGAGATGTGGCTGTGAATATTTATGAATCCCGGCGCCACCACCAGGCCCGCTGCGTCGATCTCCCTCGCGCCGTTCAGCTTCTGGGCAGAGGGAACGATGGCGGTGATTATTCCATCTTTAATACCAACATTTGCCAGCCCGTCAAAACCGGTAAGCGGGTCGATCACCCGGCCATTGTTGATGGCTATATCATAATAGTTCGTTTCTTCCTGTATATCCGAGGCCAGAGTATCTGCGCTAAAGAACGCGGGTGTTACAACTGAAGCCGTAATTACCAGGCATATCAAAAGGATAACTGCAAACCTTTTCACTGTGATTCCAACCTCCATGTCTGAATTTACTTGATTAAGATGAAGCGTGCGAATGAGATTACACTTTTCTTACATAGCCAATAAAAGAACTACCCCCTTCAGTGAGCAATAATTCGGTTTCAAGAATTTTAACCCAACCACACCGGCAACGCCACATTTTTGCCAAATGCATGGATAAAGCCGGTGTGATTATAATATACTGTAGCCGGTCGGCGATCAGGTGATAGAAGATTATGGGTACAAAGAAATAACCTGTGATCTGCTAATAGATGTGTTGCACTCGGTTCTGGATGACCATGCAACGGTTATCGCGGTTGATTTCAAACAGTGATGCATCGGCATGTAGCTGCAAGGAGGAAACATGGGTAACAGGGGTCTGTCGATCATTCTATCGGTGCTTAATCTGGCTGGATTTGCAGGCGTCGTGGCTGTTAATTACCTGGCCAATGCTCTCCCTATAAACAATAAGACTACCGGGCAGCTGTCCGACCAGTACCCGAACCTGTTTGTGCCGGCGGGGTTGACCTTTGCCATCTGGGGGCTTATCTATCTGCTGCTGGCTATCTTTGTGGTATACAGCTTGATAGTCGCTTTTAAAGCCGGCGCAAAGCGCTCTTTTATCAATAGCATAAGCATATTTTTCTTCCTTACCTGTGTGGCCAATGTTGGGTGGATATTCGCCTGGCATTATGAAATACTCCCTCTGTCAATGATACTGATGATATTGCTGCTGGCCTGTCTGATCGCGATTTACATCCGTCTATCGATCGGCAAATCGGATGCATCCACCCGGCAGAAATACCTGGTTCATCTGCCTTTCAGCGTATACCTGGGTTGGATTACCATAGCAACGATTGCCAATGCAACAGCTTTGCTTGCTGCGTCCGGCTGGGACATGTTGGGGCCGGGCGGACAATTCTGGACGATAGCCGTTATTTCAATCGGCATCGCTATCGCGCTGATGGTCGTACTGCGGCAAAGGGATATATATTTCGGGCTGGTTATTGTCTGGGCATTGATCGGAATTCTGATAAAAAGGCTGGCGGACCCGGTGCCGTACCAGAGTATAATAGTCGCTGTAGCAGCAGGTTTAATTCTCGTTTCACTCAGCATACTAATCCAGATTGTCAGGCGAAAAGTGTATTAGTCTTTGAATCCGCTACAAGTGTAAGACCCGCACGCACTGTGCTATATTATCACCGTATAATTCGGCTAAAAAGCTACGCCTGTTAAATCCGTATGCCTAAAAAAAGAGCACACAATCTCGAAGCGCTTGCCAGGACATGGCGTATATTCCTGACCGAGCCTCTGAAACGGACGAGCGGCGAGTTTTCTTCGATCGTGGTTGTGCTCAGTTTCGCCGTTCTGATAGCAGTGGGCACCTTCCTGCTATTATTGCCGTTAGCAAGTAAAGCAGGCAAGGTCACGTCGCCGGTGGACGCATTCTTCACCGCCACATCCGCGGTGTGCGTAACCGGATTGGTTGTGCAGGACACTGCTACTCACTGGTCTCTTTTCGGTCAGATAGTTTTACTGGCTATGATTCAACTGGGCGGTCTGGGTTTCATGGTCAGCGCCACACTGCTGGTTCTGATGCTGGGAAGAAGGATAGGGCTGCGGGAAAAATTGCTGATCGGTGAAAGTCTGGGCGCACCGAAGCTGGGTGGTGTGACCGGTATGGTTAAGAAAATAGCCGTCTTTACCTTGATATCGGAAGGCATAGGTACAATAATTTTCTACATGCATTTCTCATCTCAGCATTCTTACGATATGCCTCTCTGGCAGGCGCTCTTTCAATCTGTTTCTGCATTCAATAATGCCGGGTTTGACCTCTTCGGCAACTTTCAGAGCCTTACGGGCCGTCAGAGCGACATATTGCTGCTTTTAACAACGGCTGCTTTGGTTATCCTCGGCGGCATCAGCTATATGGTGGTGGCCGATATATTTATAAAGCGCCGCTTTTCCAATTTCACGCTTGACACCAAGATAGTCCTGATGGGCAGTTTGACCCTGCTGGTGTTCGGGACAGCGGTCATATTTGTTGCCGAGTATATCAATCCGTCTACACTGGCCCGTCTATCACTGGGAGACAAGCTGCTGGTGGCTTTTTTTCAGTCCACTAATGCCCGCACAGCAGGTTTTACGGCTATAAATATGGCTCAGATAACGCCATACTGTCTTTTCTTCATATTGGTCCTCATGTTTATCGGTGGCGCTGCAGGTTCTACTGCCGGCGGTATAAAAGTAAATACCTTTGGTATCCTGATGGCCACGTTTTTCAGTTCGCTCAGAGGGAAGGAATATGCGGGTATATACGGAAAAGAGTTCATTACACAACAAATATACAGAGCAATCGCAGTTGTGATTCTTTCGCTGACAGTGATCATAATGGTCACATTTATCCTGACTGTCACTGAGACATTTGATTTTCTGGCTATATTCTTCGAAGCCGTATCTGCGTTCTCCAATACGGGGCTGTCAGCCGGAATAACACCGGATTTATCCCTGGGAGGGAAGCTAACAGTGATCGTCACCATGTTTATCGGGAGATTGGGGCCGCTTTTCCTGACTTTATACCTGCTGGAACACCAGAAAATCAGCACGCACCGTTATCCGCAGGAATCGATCAGAATCGTATAGGAGGCGAAATGAAAGGACAGGTCGCTGTTTTAGGCATCGGGCGTTTCGGTTATAGCCTGGCTGAAACGCTGTATGAAATGGGCCATGACGTGATGGTCATGGATATCGACTTGAAACGCGTACAGGCCATATCGTCCCACGTCACTCATGCCGTGCAGGGCGATTCCACAGACGAGTCCGTGCTCAGGGACCTGGACATCAGCGAATTCGAAATAGTCGTTGTGGCGGTGGGGCCCAGCATTGAAAACAGCGTCTTAACTACTATTTTACTCAAACGGCTGGGAGTTAAGTACGTGATATCCAGAGCCATAAACGAACTTCATGGAAGTATACTGCAAAAGATCGGTGCCGATCAGGTTGTGTTTCCCCAACGTGATATGGGGAGAAGAATAGCCCATGGCCTGATGCTTACAGAGGTACTGGATTATATGTCTATTACATCGGACTACGGGATCTCAAAAATCGATCCCCTGCCGCAATTTAACAATAAGTCCCTGGGTGAACTGGGATTCGGCAGAAAAGGAGAAAATGGAATAGCGGTCCTGCTGATACAGCGCGGCAAGGAGATTATTTTGCATCCGGGCGAGAAAGAAATCATCAAGAAAGGGGATGCCCTCATACTGGCCTCGGAAGATCAGAAGCTGGCCAGATTTTTTAAGGCGGCCAATAAACGCGCGTCAAATTAGTTGTTTTATTTTAAGAGACGTTAATAGGGCAAGCCTCCTCACCTGATTGTGAAGCTGACCCTTGATACCGACAATCAGCACCTAAACTTTTTACCAGCCCATGCGTTTTAAATCTTACAAACGAATAAAAGGAGGATGTATTAAATATGCAACATTTCCGTTTGTATTCATTTCTGGCAGTACTCGTTGTCATGTCATTGGCGGTTACATCAGCCTGCAGCACGGCACCTACAACTCCTGCTACACCTGCCGAGCCTGCAGTTCCGTCCACGACGCCGGTTACCACGGCTCCCCTGACGGCGCCCGTCACCGGTACCTCTGACCTGGTTATCACCAAAATCTGGCTCGACGGATTGATGGTCAAGTATTCTATTAAAAACATTGGAACTGCGGACAC
The nucleotide sequence above comes from Dehalococcoidia bacterium. Encoded proteins:
- a CDS encoding TrkH family potassium uptake protein, coding for MPKKRAHNLEALARTWRIFLTEPLKRTSGEFSSIVVVLSFAVLIAVGTFLLLLPLASKAGKVTSPVDAFFTATSAVCVTGLVVQDTATHWSLFGQIVLLAMIQLGGLGFMVSATLLVLMLGRRIGLREKLLIGESLGAPKLGGVTGMVKKIAVFTLISEGIGTIIFYMHFSSQHSYDMPLWQALFQSVSAFNNAGFDLFGNFQSLTGRQSDILLLLTTAALVILGGISYMVVADIFIKRRFSNFTLDTKIVLMGSLTLLVFGTAVIFVAEYINPSTLARLSLGDKLLVAFFQSTNARTAGFTAINMAQITPYCLFFILVLMFIGGAAGSTAGGIKVNTFGILMATFFSSLRGKEYAGIYGKEFITQQIYRAIAVVILSLTVIIMVTFILTVTETFDFLAIFFEAVSAFSNTGLSAGITPDLSLGGKLTVIVTMFIGRLGPLFLTLYLLEHQKISTHRYPQESIRIV
- a CDS encoding TrkA family potassium uptake protein, with the translated sequence MKGQVAVLGIGRFGYSLAETLYEMGHDVMVMDIDLKRVQAISSHVTHAVQGDSTDESVLRDLDISEFEIVVVAVGPSIENSVLTTILLKRLGVKYVISRAINELHGSILQKIGADQVVFPQRDMGRRIAHGLMLTEVLDYMSITSDYGISKIDPLPQFNNKSLGELGFGRKGENGIAVLLIQRGKEIILHPGEKEIIKKGDALILASEDQKLARFFKAANKRASN